The Desulfosoma caldarium genome has a window encoding:
- a CDS encoding branched-chain amino acid ABC transporter permease, giving the protein MGVFVQTVVAGILIGGIYALVGIGMTLIMGVMKIINLAHGQLMMVAMYITYVLYEYAHLDPYVALLVTMPALFVLGALIQRFLLNPLIRVEAILPENQVLMTVGIGMVLTEIARLIFHSDYKSVRPAYTSMSLYLGSIAFNLPMCIAFGIAVLLTIGLFVFLLKTDMGKSVRATAQNKEAALLLGINAERITVFTYGLGAALVAAAGTLLLPIYYLFPDLGGAFTLKAFVITILGGLGSTVGAIVGGVVLGISESLGATYVSMALKDAVGMVIFLLVLIFLPGGLKRLTKI; this is encoded by the coding sequence ATGGGTGTGTTTGTGCAAACCGTGGTCGCCGGAATCCTGATAGGGGGAATTTACGCACTTGTCGGCATAGGGATGACGCTCATCATGGGCGTGATGAAAATCATCAATCTGGCCCACGGCCAGCTCATGATGGTGGCCATGTACATCACCTATGTGCTTTATGAATATGCGCATCTGGATCCCTATGTGGCATTGCTGGTGACCATGCCGGCCTTATTCGTCCTGGGTGCACTCATTCAGCGCTTTCTTTTGAACCCATTGATTAGAGTGGAAGCCATTCTTCCCGAAAACCAGGTGCTGATGACCGTGGGAATCGGCATGGTGCTGACGGAGATTGCGCGCCTGATCTTCCATTCCGATTACAAATCCGTGCGCCCGGCCTACACCTCCATGTCACTCTATCTGGGCTCCATTGCATTCAACCTGCCCATGTGCATCGCCTTTGGGATTGCCGTGTTGCTGACCATTGGTCTTTTTGTTTTCCTGCTCAAGACGGACATGGGCAAATCCGTTCGCGCTACGGCTCAGAATAAAGAAGCGGCGTTGCTCCTTGGGATCAACGCGGAGAGGATCACCGTTTTCACCTACGGACTAGGGGCAGCGTTAGTGGCCGCCGCCGGCACGTTGCTTCTTCCCATTTATTACCTTTTTCCGGATTTGGGGGGAGCCTTTACACTTAAAGCCTTTGTCATCACCATTTTGGGCGGACTGGGCAGTACCGTGGGAGCTATCGTCGGGGGGGTGGTTTTGGGAATTTCAGAGTCGCTGGGGGCAACTTATGTGTCCATGGCCCTCAAAGATGCCGTAGGCATGGTAATCTTTCTGCTGGTGCTCATCTTTTTGCCTGGCGGATTGAAGCGTTTGACCAAGATTTGA
- a CDS encoding branched-chain amino acid ABC transporter permease — protein MKLMRWQVAAVVAASLVFPLLVRSEYYQHVIILALIWVVIGSSWNLLAGYTGQVSFGHAIFFGIGAYTAGLCSYKLGVSAWWGMIFGGPVASLIGFVIGWICFRLRGPYFALATIAVGEIIRLIAVVWVSFTGGMQGILLMQTFRSKLPYYYLALFIALMCLLAIHVVMRSKWGYYFVAIREDEDAAESMGVNAFRYKSLSLIISSFFTGLAGAFYMNYMAFIDPEVVFSLHHISIMAILVGIIGGVGTLWGPPLGAFIMVLLQETFRSAFFGLAPRWVSELHVLAFGLLVIFVILYLANGIVGDWDKIRRLWSSKGPSAPGVVGKGS, from the coding sequence ATGAAGCTCATGCGGTGGCAGGTCGCTGCGGTTGTGGCGGCGTCCCTTGTCTTTCCCCTCCTTGTCCGATCGGAGTATTACCAGCACGTGATCATTTTGGCCTTGATCTGGGTAGTCATCGGGTCGTCCTGGAACCTATTGGCCGGGTACACAGGGCAGGTGTCCTTCGGGCATGCCATTTTTTTCGGCATCGGTGCTTATACGGCGGGGTTGTGCTCGTATAAATTAGGCGTCTCCGCCTGGTGGGGCATGATCTTCGGCGGGCCCGTGGCCTCGCTCATAGGCTTTGTCATCGGCTGGATTTGTTTTCGGCTGCGAGGGCCTTATTTTGCGCTGGCCACCATTGCCGTCGGTGAGATCATTCGGTTGATTGCCGTGGTGTGGGTCAGCTTCACCGGAGGCATGCAGGGGATTTTGCTCATGCAAACCTTTCGCAGCAAACTTCCCTACTACTACCTCGCCCTTTTTATCGCCCTTATGTGCCTGCTGGCCATTCACGTGGTCATGCGATCCAAGTGGGGCTATTACTTTGTCGCCATTCGGGAGGATGAGGACGCGGCGGAATCCATGGGCGTCAATGCCTTTCGGTACAAGAGCCTCTCCTTGATCATCAGTTCTTTTTTTACCGGACTGGCGGGGGCCTTTTACATGAATTACATGGCGTTCATCGACCCCGAAGTGGTTTTTTCTCTTCACCACATCTCCATCATGGCCATTCTGGTCGGGATCATCGGGGGGGTGGGCACCCTGTGGGGGCCGCCTCTTGGCGCCTTCATCATGGTGCTTTTGCAGGAAACTTTTCGCAGTGCCTTCTTTGGCCTAGCGCCACGCTGGGTCAGTGAACTTCATGTGTTGGCGTTCGGGTTGCTGGTCATTTTCGTGATTCTTTACTTGGCCAACGGGATTGTCGGCGATTGGGACAAGATTCGACGATTGTGGTCGTCAAAAGGCCCATCCGCGCCGGGGGTCGTAGGAAAGGGTTCATGA
- a CDS encoding ABC transporter ATP-binding protein, with product MSTPFFESQELTKDFGGLRAVNNLSFHVQEGEIFGLIGPNGSGKTTVFNLINGYYPITSGQIRFQGTSLNGLPTWKICKLGIARTFQVVKPLRRMTVLENVMTAAFNHTDSLTKSREKALEILEFCGLIDRKDASAKGLPLGDRKRLEIARALATEPKLLLLDETMAGLTPQEQADGVKLIRKIRDSGITIIIVEHIMRVIMSLCDRILCINYGQRIAEGRPEEVANDPAVIEAYLGKD from the coding sequence ATGAGCACACCATTTTTTGAATCCCAGGAGCTCACTAAGGACTTTGGCGGTCTTCGAGCCGTCAATAACCTGAGCTTTCATGTTCAGGAAGGCGAAATCTTTGGGCTGATCGGGCCCAACGGTTCGGGCAAGACCACGGTGTTCAATCTCATCAACGGCTATTATCCCATCACCTCGGGGCAGATTCGGTTTCAAGGGACGTCCTTGAACGGGTTGCCCACGTGGAAAATCTGCAAGCTCGGCATTGCACGGACCTTTCAGGTGGTCAAGCCGCTTCGCCGCATGACGGTTTTGGAAAATGTCATGACGGCGGCCTTTAACCACACGGACTCGTTGACAAAGAGTCGGGAAAAGGCCTTGGAGATCTTAGAATTTTGCGGCCTCATCGATAGAAAGGACGCTTCCGCCAAAGGGCTGCCCCTTGGAGATCGCAAGCGCTTAGAAATTGCTCGCGCTTTGGCCACCGAGCCCAAGTTGCTGCTTCTCGATGAGACCATGGCGGGCTTGACACCTCAGGAGCAGGCCGATGGGGTGAAATTGATCCGCAAAATTCGAGACTCAGGCATCACCATCATCATCGTGGAGCATATCATGCGGGTGATCATGAGCCTGTGCGACCGCATTCTGTGTATCAATTATGGACAGCGCATTGCTGAAGGCCGCCCCGAGGAGGTGGCCAATGACCCCGCGGTGATCGAAGCGTATCTCGGAAAGGATTAA
- a CDS encoding ABC transporter ATP-binding protein: MLQVEQLDVAYGDVQVLWDVTFHVKANEFVALVGSNGAGKSTLMKTISGLIRPKRGTIRFENVRLDRLQPYEVIRFGLSHVPEGRQLFPEMTVLENLEMGALSREAKAKRKETLEWVFELFPRLRERTAQLAGTLSGGEQQMCAIARGLMSLPRMVLFDEPSLGLAPRLTQEIFRLVQEIHRKGMTILMVEQNVKQTLALCDRAYVLENGRLVMEGNGRELLEDERVKEAFLGL; this comes from the coding sequence ATGCTGCAGGTGGAGCAATTAGACGTCGCTTACGGCGATGTTCAGGTCCTGTGGGACGTTACTTTCCATGTGAAGGCCAATGAATTTGTGGCCTTGGTGGGTTCCAACGGCGCGGGAAAATCCACCCTCATGAAAACCATTTCCGGCTTGATTCGGCCGAAACGCGGCACGATTCGTTTCGAAAATGTGCGCTTGGACCGGCTGCAGCCGTACGAAGTGATCCGATTCGGTTTGTCACACGTTCCGGAAGGCCGCCAGCTCTTTCCCGAGATGACCGTTTTGGAAAATCTGGAAATGGGCGCTTTGAGCCGTGAAGCGAAGGCCAAGCGCAAGGAAACCCTGGAGTGGGTCTTTGAGCTGTTCCCTCGACTCAGGGAACGCACCGCGCAGCTTGCAGGGACCTTATCCGGCGGTGAGCAACAGATGTGCGCGATTGCACGAGGCCTCATGTCCCTGCCGCGCATGGTTCTGTTTGATGAACCGTCTCTTGGGCTTGCCCCGAGGCTGACACAAGAAATCTTTCGTCTCGTTCAGGAAATTCACCGCAAGGGCATGACGATTCTCATGGTGGAACAGAACGTCAAGCAGACCTTGGCCTTGTGCGACCGTGCTTATGTGCTGGAAAACGGCCGGCTTGTCATGGAAGGCAACGGCCGCGAGCTGCTCGAAGACGAAAGGGTTAAAGAGGCTTTTCTCGGGCTTTAG
- a CDS encoding sodium ion-translocating decarboxylase subunit beta, with protein sequence METILHFLANTGFGLVDYRHVLMILVGCVFIYLGIAKHYEPLLLVPIGFGILMGNVPVFKGFGLGIYESGSVLHYLYFGVRQGLYPPLIFLGIGAMTDFSTMLARPILMLLGAAAQMGIFITFLAALALGFPVKEAASIGIIGGADGPTAIFLTSKLAPELVGPIAIAAYSYMALVPVIQPPIMKLLTTRKERLIRMSEPRTVSKREKIIFPVVGFLLCCFLAPAALPLLGMLFFGNLLKESMVAERLAHTARTALIDIVTILLGVTVGASTQADVFLTAKSVGIFVLGAASFMVATASGVLFAKIMNLFLKDKINPLVGAAGVSAVPDSARVVQMIGNREDPTNFLLMHAMAPNISGVIGSAISAGILWSLFV encoded by the coding sequence ATGGAGACGATCCTGCACTTTCTCGCCAACACCGGCTTTGGGCTTGTGGACTATCGACACGTTCTCATGATCCTTGTGGGCTGTGTGTTTATCTACCTGGGCATTGCCAAACACTATGAGCCCCTCTTGCTGGTCCCCATCGGCTTTGGCATTCTCATGGGGAACGTCCCGGTGTTCAAGGGATTCGGCTTGGGTATCTATGAATCCGGCAGCGTGCTCCATTACCTCTACTTTGGGGTCCGTCAAGGCCTTTATCCTCCTCTCATCTTTCTGGGCATCGGCGCCATGACCGACTTTTCCACCATGCTGGCCAGGCCAATCCTCATGCTGCTGGGCGCTGCCGCGCAAATGGGCATTTTCATCACGTTTCTTGCGGCGCTGGCTTTGGGGTTTCCGGTAAAGGAAGCAGCTTCCATTGGCATCATCGGGGGCGCGGACGGTCCAACCGCGATCTTTCTGACTTCCAAACTGGCTCCGGAATTGGTCGGGCCCATCGCCATCGCCGCCTATTCTTACATGGCCCTTGTGCCGGTCATTCAACCGCCCATCATGAAGTTGTTGACGACCCGAAAGGAACGCCTGATCCGCATGAGTGAGCCTCGAACGGTGAGCAAGCGGGAAAAAATCATCTTTCCCGTCGTCGGCTTTCTCCTCTGCTGTTTTCTCGCTCCGGCCGCTTTGCCTCTCCTGGGCATGCTTTTCTTTGGAAACCTTCTCAAAGAAAGCATGGTCGCCGAGAGGCTCGCCCATACCGCTCGCACAGCGCTCATCGACATCGTGACCATTTTACTCGGTGTGACCGTCGGCGCCTCCACCCAGGCCGATGTGTTTTTGACGGCAAAATCCGTGGGCATTTTTGTTCTTGGCGCAGCCTCTTTCATGGTTGCCACGGCCTCGGGTGTTCTCTTTGCCAAAATCATGAACCTCTTTCTCAAGGACAAGATCAATCCGCTGGTGGGCGCAGCGGGCGTGTCGGCTGTCCCCGATTCCGCCCGAGTCGTGCAAATGATCGGGAACAGGGAAGACCCTACCAATTTCCTTTTGATGCACGCCATGGCTCCAAACATCTCCGGGGTGATCGGTTCGGCCATTTCCGCGGGTATCCTCTGGTCTCTTTTCGTCTAG
- a CDS encoding Crp/Fnr family transcriptional regulator — translation MVEVSELAQSPFLADIPESDIQQLAQIAILSNFHEGTVLFQAKQPARSLFILKSGAVLLCFPSGRALVVRQTGQALGWSSLVSPLHYTATGICLADSVFYEFRNAELFDLFRMNTPLASRIMAKIEAVMQERKPYRRRKAA, via the coding sequence ATGGTGGAAGTTTCCGAATTGGCACAAAGCCCTTTTCTTGCGGACATTCCGGAATCGGACATTCAACAGCTTGCCCAGATCGCCATCCTTTCCAATTTTCATGAAGGAACCGTCCTTTTTCAAGCGAAACAGCCGGCACGGTCTCTTTTTATTCTGAAATCCGGTGCAGTCCTTCTGTGTTTTCCTAGCGGCCGAGCGTTGGTGGTGCGCCAAACCGGGCAAGCTCTGGGATGGTCCAGCCTGGTCAGCCCTTTGCACTACACGGCCACGGGCATCTGTTTGGCGGATTCGGTGTTTTATGAGTTCCGAAATGCCGAACTCTTTGATCTGTTTCGCATGAATACGCCTCTAGCTTCCCGAATCATGGCCAAGATCGAAGCAGTCATGCAGGAAAGAAAACCGTATCGGCGACGAAAAGCAGCCTGA
- a CDS encoding acetate--CoA ligase family protein, protein MNAFLNPASVLLVGVTRQTGVGAYNNLEVMRRYGYKGPIFVVHPSAKEILGHPCYGSVSHVPQVPELAVVSVGRDRVLPVVRDCLHKGIRNLVIISQGFADADDTGRALQEELVRLSRQGGARVLGPNTMGILNAFDGFSTAFIDIPRDPCPPPLTLVAQSGVLQVGIESFTGRLGKAIDIGNGCDIHFVDALQYCAQDPQTEIIVLHMEGMRNGRRFLDIAASISAHKPIIVLKTGRSQAGARAALSHTGSLVGEDAVFDAAFQKAGLLRVRSMVELRAVAKAFLHFRPMAGPNLAVLTATGACGIMSADACEDFGLQLAPFPEEAREGLENPKIPWHRLGNPVDLWPLGMVGGSFPHVLEKAATALVARQDTHATLAIFPRMSSPLHDNLRFEDVLRRVQEKNVSQKPLACWVYGDGAEEESRVLDRIPGVACFPSLDEAVMGLAATYRFAQWRQKMAIKASAPEPPKVSTAHGSTTPRTQGHEELGPAMGKNLEDRITGPNGVVLGDEALGWLARFGISTVPSTVVTNADGAVRWAKENGFPVVLKVVSPQWVHKSDAGGVMTDLGDAEAVRRAFEKLLERFRATTPQGHLDGIQVQKQISGWEMLLGLKRDPQFGPLVVVGQGGLYAEVFKDVQRALAPVSADEARLMISSLRLFPVLQGVRGRPPADLKALVNAVVRLSDLAWHHEEIQELDINPLFVSDKGCWAVDCRMVIE, encoded by the coding sequence ATGAATGCGTTTCTGAATCCGGCATCGGTCTTGCTCGTGGGCGTGACGCGCCAAACAGGGGTCGGCGCGTACAACAACCTGGAAGTGATGCGCCGGTACGGCTACAAGGGCCCCATTTTTGTGGTCCATCCTTCGGCTAAGGAAATCCTCGGCCATCCTTGTTACGGCTCGGTCTCTCATGTGCCGCAGGTGCCCGAATTGGCCGTGGTGTCGGTGGGTCGAGACCGCGTGCTGCCGGTGGTCAGAGACTGCCTTCACAAGGGTATCCGGAACCTTGTGATCATCAGCCAGGGGTTTGCCGATGCCGACGACACGGGACGGGCTCTTCAGGAAGAATTAGTCCGGCTGAGCCGTCAAGGCGGGGCCCGAGTGCTCGGGCCCAACACCATGGGGATTCTCAACGCCTTTGACGGCTTTAGCACAGCGTTCATCGACATTCCTCGAGACCCCTGCCCTCCGCCTCTGACCCTTGTGGCCCAATCGGGCGTGCTTCAAGTCGGCATTGAATCCTTCACCGGGCGGCTCGGCAAGGCCATCGACATCGGCAACGGCTGCGATATTCACTTCGTGGACGCACTGCAGTACTGTGCTCAAGATCCGCAGACAGAAATCATTGTGCTCCACATGGAAGGTATGCGGAATGGTCGCCGTTTTCTGGACATCGCCGCATCCATCAGCGCTCATAAACCCATCATCGTGCTGAAAACGGGTCGAAGCCAGGCGGGCGCTCGAGCGGCCCTGTCGCACACGGGATCTCTTGTGGGAGAAGACGCCGTTTTTGATGCGGCGTTTCAGAAGGCGGGTCTTCTTCGCGTGCGCAGCATGGTGGAATTAAGGGCCGTGGCTAAGGCATTTTTACATTTTCGCCCCATGGCCGGACCCAACCTGGCCGTGCTCACCGCCACGGGCGCCTGCGGCATCATGAGTGCTGATGCCTGTGAAGACTTCGGGCTACAGCTCGCTCCCTTTCCCGAAGAGGCTCGAGAAGGTCTTGAAAATCCCAAAATTCCTTGGCATCGCTTGGGCAATCCCGTGGACCTGTGGCCCTTGGGTATGGTGGGCGGCTCCTTTCCGCACGTGCTGGAAAAGGCCGCCACGGCCCTTGTGGCGCGACAGGACACCCATGCCACTCTCGCCATCTTTCCGCGCATGTCTTCACCTTTGCACGACAATTTGCGGTTCGAGGACGTTCTGCGCCGCGTGCAAGAAAAAAACGTGTCCCAAAAACCTTTGGCCTGCTGGGTTTACGGGGATGGTGCAGAGGAAGAATCGCGTGTTCTGGACCGCATTCCCGGGGTGGCCTGTTTTCCGAGCTTAGATGAGGCCGTCATGGGCCTTGCGGCCACGTACCGATTTGCCCAATGGCGCCAAAAAATGGCCATCAAGGCGTCGGCCCCTGAACCACCGAAAGTGTCGACCGCCCACGGCTCCACAACACCACGCACGCAGGGCCATGAGGAACTGGGGCCTGCCATGGGCAAGAACCTTGAAGACAGAATCACCGGTCCCAATGGCGTGGTTTTGGGCGATGAGGCCTTGGGATGGCTTGCCCGTTTTGGCATTTCCACGGTGCCGTCCACGGTGGTCACAAACGCCGACGGTGCCGTGCGCTGGGCCAAAGAAAACGGATTTCCCGTGGTGCTCAAGGTGGTTTCTCCACAATGGGTGCACAAATCCGACGCCGGCGGAGTTATGACGGACCTCGGCGATGCCGAGGCCGTACGCCGTGCCTTTGAAAAGCTCCTGGAACGTTTTCGAGCCACCACGCCGCAAGGGCACCTGGACGGCATTCAAGTGCAAAAGCAGATCAGCGGATGGGAAATGCTTCTCGGCCTGAAGCGCGATCCGCAATTTGGCCCCCTTGTGGTCGTGGGCCAGGGTGGCCTTTACGCCGAGGTCTTCAAGGACGTTCAGCGCGCTCTGGCCCCCGTCTCGGCCGATGAGGCCCGGTTGATGATCAGCTCTTTGCGACTGTTTCCGGTGCTTCAAGGCGTGCGAGGGCGGCCTCCCGCGGACCTGAAAGCTCTTGTGAATGCTGTGGTGCGTCTTTCGGACCTGGCATGGCATCATGAGGAAATCCAGGAACTGGACATCAATCCTCTGTTCGTTAGCGACAAGGGTTGCTGGGCCGTGGACTGTCGTATGGTGATCGAGTAG
- the proC gene encoding pyrroline-5-carboxylate reductase encodes MNIGFIGGGNMGEALIRGVIQAGVVSSDRIQVYDVAAERMDFLAQTFGILRAASLSQCVRACDTVVLAIKPQNVPEVLEQMGLAATHRPLLISIVAGIPLSRLEAALPSGTPVIRVMPNTPALVLSGASALARGRHAEDVHMASALKIFRAVGIAHEVPEKLLDAVTGLTGSGPAYVLCFLEALIDAGVLMGLPRPIAADLVIQTVLGTALMVQKTGKHPAILKDMVTSPGGTTIHGLEILESRAFRGAVLGAVRAATERSTALGLAQSAPKPGAAA; translated from the coding sequence ATGAACATTGGTTTCATCGGTGGCGGCAACATGGGGGAAGCTCTCATACGGGGTGTGATTCAGGCTGGCGTCGTTTCTTCCGATCGCATTCAGGTCTACGATGTGGCTGCCGAGCGCATGGATTTTCTTGCCCAGACGTTCGGAATTCTTCGAGCCGCCTCCCTTTCCCAATGTGTGCGAGCGTGCGATACGGTCGTTCTAGCGATCAAGCCCCAAAATGTGCCGGAAGTGCTCGAGCAGATGGGGCTTGCGGCAACCCATCGTCCTCTACTGATCAGCATCGTGGCCGGCATTCCTCTCTCGCGACTGGAAGCCGCTTTGCCCTCGGGAACTCCCGTGATTCGTGTCATGCCCAACACGCCGGCTCTTGTCCTTTCGGGGGCCAGCGCCTTGGCGCGGGGTCGGCATGCTGAAGACGTCCACATGGCATCGGCCCTCAAAATTTTTCGCGCCGTCGGTATCGCCCACGAAGTGCCGGAAAAGCTTCTCGATGCGGTCACGGGTCTTACGGGAAGCGGCCCAGCCTACGTGCTCTGTTTTCTGGAAGCCTTGATCGACGCGGGGGTGCTCATGGGACTGCCCCGCCCTATTGCGGCGGATCTCGTCATTCAAACGGTGCTCGGCACGGCACTCATGGTTCAAAAGACCGGAAAACATCCGGCCATCTTGAAAGACATGGTCACGTCCCCAGGTGGAACCACCATTCATGGATTGGAGATTTTGGAATCGCGAGCGTTTCGAGGGGCCGTTTTAGGCGCCGTGCGGGCGGCCACGGAACGGTCCACAGCTCTGGGGCTTGCCCAGAGCGCGCCCAAACCTGGCGCGGCGGCCTAG